The stretch of DNA CGATAGCGACGACGTCCGCAAGCGTCTCGCAACCGATGAGGATGTCGCGCTGATCTCCAGCCAGGCGCAGGAGGCTTCCGACAAGGGCATTTCGGGCGTGCCGACTTTCGTGTTCGCGCAGAAATACGCCGTCTCCGGTGCGCAGCCTGCCGAGCAGCTCGCCCGCGCCATCCGTCAGGTGTCCGGCGAGATCAACGCGCAGGCTGCGGAGTAGAGCGCGGCTGGTTCGCCCGGCCTTGTGCCGGGCATCCACGTCCTGACCACGGGTGCGGCAAGAAAGTCGTGGATGGCCGGGTCAAGCCCGGCCATGACGATCGGACGAAATCATCGGCACAAGAAACCTTGGGGAGGCGTCATGATCTATGAACTGCGCACCTACACCGTAAAGCCCGGCACGCTAGGCGACATGATCAAGGCCGCGAGCACGATATCGCGTGACATCCGCAAGGACGATTACGGCAAGCTCGAAGGCTATTGGTCGACCGAGATCGGGCCGCTCAATCAGGTCCTGCACATGTGGAGCTACAACAGTTTCGACGAGCGCACGCGGATGCGGGCGGAGCTTGCGAAGAACCCGCGCTGGACCGGCGAGTATGTGCCGCTGATCCGCCCCTTGCTGGTGCGTCAGGACGTCCGCCTGATGAACGCGGTGCGGCCGCCGGTTGCGCCGGCATCGGCGGGCAATGTCTACGAACTCCGCAACTATCGCGGCAAGCCTGCCGGTGGCCTCAAGCTGTGGCTCGATGCATTCACTGCGGTGCTGCCGGAGCGCGAGAAATATTCAAAGATCGTAGGCCTGTGGACGACCGAGGCGGGGCAGCCGAACGAGGCCTGCCACATCTGGGCCTATCCCAGCCTGAACGCCCGCGCCGAAGCGCGCGGCAACGCGATGAAGGATCCGGCCTGGCAGGAATTCCTCGGCAAGGGCCCGGGCTTCCTCGAGGAAATGCACTCGACCATCATGCTGCCGGCGCCGCATTCGCCGCTGCAGTGAAGTTTTGATGTAGCCCCGTTGGCTCATCAAGGCTTCAGGTCACGCGCCTTTCAGATAATAATTCGCGCGCTTGCCGAGCGCGATCCGCCGCAGCACGCGGCGCATCGCCATCGAGGCGCGCAGCGGCTTGATGGTCAACGTGACGGAGCGATAAAACGCGAGCTTCAGCGTATCGAGCACCGGCTGTTTGCCGGGAGGCTGCTGCGGCAGGCCGATGCCGCGAAGCATCGAATTGAAGAAGTGCAGATCGTTCAGCCGCCGCACTTCGCGCGTCTTCCAGGTGATCGCCATCGAGATCGAGAACGAGCCTGATGTCCGCACCCAGTGCGGCCACTGATACGGTACGTAGCAGCCGTCGCCGGCGAACAAATGGAATTCGTTGCCGCGCGGCGCAAAGCTCTCGTCGTATTTCAGGTTGCGATGCTTGGTCATCGAGCGCTCGATCTCGTCGTCACTGACGATCGAGCGGTCGGCATTGTCGAAGATCGTGAAGAATTTTTCCCCGTGGATGTGGACGAAGAAATTGTCTTCGCTGTCGAGATGGAACGGCGTGGTCGAGTTCGGCGAGGATACGAACAGAAAACCCTCGACCTGCTCGAAGCCGGCATCGAGCAGGCTGTTGAAACCGCGGGCGCGGGCGACCGACAGCAGGGTGTCGTCCAGCAGCGATCGATACTCCGGCGAGTTCTCGACGCGCTTGAGCACCATCCAGGCGCCAGCGGTTTCGATGCTCTTCACCACTTCGACCGGATCGAGATCGACGGAGGGAATGGCGTCCGGATCCTGGCTGATTGCGACCTTGCCGGAATTGTACTCGATCAGGTCGCGCGGCAATTCGGCGGCGAGCTGCGCGATACGCGGCAGCGTCAGCAGCGGATGGCCGGCGAGCTTGTGATGGATCGCAAACGGCTTGAGCGGAAAGTCGCGACGAAGCGCGTCATGATCGGCCGCAATCACGGGCGCGATGGCGGTGAGCGTATTCATTCAGGATTTATCCTGCCGTGCTCTGACGAAATGAACGATGCGGCGTACCGGCTCGCGGATCGCGCCGCGCAAGCCCAGCGCGGCGCGGATCAGCGACACAACCGGATCGCCCCGCCGCAGCGGGATCAAGACATCGCCGATCGCAAGGCGTCCGCGCCAGATCGGGTTGATCATGGGATGGTCGGGGGCGGCGGTGGAATCGACCAGGCGAATGGCCGGATCCGCGCAGAGATACCGGGTCAATTCCAGCGTCAGCTGCACGCCGGGCGAAAATTTTGCAAAGCACTCGTCGACGCCGAGCTTGAAGTAGAAGGCGCGGTCGTGATGACGCAGCACGATTGCCGCGGCCACCGGCGTTTCGCCGGCCCGCAACGTCACGATCTCGCACTGGCCGGTCTCGGCCAGCGCCGAGGTAGCGCGACGGATGAAGGCCGCGTCGCCGTCGTCCTGGCTGAGCGCGGTGCCGCGCTGGCCCTTCCAGCCGCTGGCCTCCAGCACCAGGAATGGTTCAATCGCGGCGGCGACGTCAGCAGGCGTCCGCGCCACGTCGAAGTTGATCGCGCCGTGTTCGGCCAGGCGATTGCGCTGACGGCGCAGTTCTTTCAGTTTCTTCGCGCCCAGCGCCTCGCGCAGCACTTCGTCGGCGTCACCGGTAGCGTCAAGGCAGGCGCGGACATGCGATTGCAGCACCACGGGCTGCATGCGGCTGCGGTGCAGCACGTCGGCAAAGGCCTTCATGGCCGCGCCGTCAAGCGAGGTGGCGCGGAAGATCAGCGCGTGTGCGCCGGCCCGGCGAGCCTGCTGCAGAATGCCGGTGACCGCTTCCTCCGCCATGTCGCGGTCGAGCAGCGGCGTGCAGAGTGTGCCGTAGGGATCGGCGCTGACCAAAGCGGGCAGCGGGATTTTGTAGGCGCGCCACATCGAGATCACAGGCACCAGGCCGATCAGGGTGGAAGCATCGCGCCACGCACCGAGCGCGTCGGTGTCGCCGCGGCCCCGCACCGAAGCGTTCACCGCCAATTCCCATTCGGGCAGATAATAGCCGTTCGGCTCGGCGGCGCGTGTCGAGAGTGCGAGCCATTGGCCTGCGGAAACGCCGGCGAGCGGCGTCAGCGCCCCGCCGGCGCCTGGCGCGTGTACGTTCGCGTCCTTGCTCGATGCACGACGAGCCGTCGATGTGTCGGCAATGTCAGCCACTTCCCCGAATCCCCGTTCGCGATTTATGTGGCCGACGGCGCCATGAGGGTGCCATCTGACCATCGCGTTCACGGGGCAACGCTATCGGACAGAGGTGGAAAATACCGTTGTCGCGAAGCCCGGATTTGAGCGGTCGCGTTAACGGATCGTTCAGCCTGATCAGGCCTCAGCCGTCACGCCACCTCGGCGGCGGCGGGGGAGTTGAGGAATTTGGCCTCGAACTCGCTTGCCGGCATCGGCCGTCCGAAGAAATAGCCCTGTCCCTCTTCGCAGCCCATCCTGACCAGGAAGTCGGCCGTGGCCCGGTCCTCAATGCCTTCGGCGATGACGGAGAGGCCCAGTTGCTTGCTAAGCCCGATGGTCGAACTGACGATCGCCGCGTCATCGGGATTGGCCAGCAATCCGAGTACGAAAGAGCGGTCGATCTTCAGTCCATCGAGCGGGAATTTCTTCAGATAGCTGAGGCTCGCAAAGCCGGTGCCGAAATCGTCGAACACGAGGCGAACGCCAAGCGCCTGAATTTTCAGGAACGTATTCAGCGCGCTCTGCTCGTCGTGGAGCAGGATGTCTTCGGTGACTTCGAGCTCGAGGCTGGTTGGACTTAAACCGGTGCGGGCAAGAGCCTGCGCGACCGAGCTTGCGAGGTCACCGGACTGGAGTTGGGAGGGCGAAAGGTTGACGCCGATCCGGAGTTTTTGTCCGGCGCGCTCCCAGGCGGCTGCCTTGGCGCAGGCGGTTTCGAGAACCCACTCCGCTATCCGTTCGGAAATCGGTGAGGTGTTGACAACCGGCATGAATTCTCCCGGCGAAACCAGGCCCCGCTCGGGATGACGCCAGCGGATCAGGGCCTCGGCGCCGATCAGGCTGCCGTCGGCCAGATGAATTTGCGGCTGGTAGAACAGTTCGAATTCATGGCGCTCCGCGGCCAGCACCAGCTCCGCTTCCAGCGTCAGACGAGTTTCCAGTTCGCGGCGGATCGAGTCCTCGAACAGCACGTGACCGCCGCGGCTGGTCGCCTTGGCGCGGCTCAGCGCCAGATGAGAGTTGCTCAGGAGTTCAGCCGCCGTTCGCCCGTCGGACGGGAAGACGGCGGCGCCGATGCTGACCCTGACGCGGAGGTGACGCGTGCCGGCGAGCAGCGGCTCGTCGAAGCCCGCACCGATCTGCTCGGCAAAACGACTGACGTTTTGGCCGATAGCGTTGGTCGGAACCGCGATGGCGAATTCGTCTCCGCTCAGGCGCGCGATCAGGCCGGCCGTCGGCATCGCCGCCGTCAACCGTTCTGAAATGGCGCGAAGGACGAGATCGCCGATGGCATGACCGAGCATGTCGTTGACCTGCTGGAAGCCGTCGATGCCGATAACCAGCAGCGCTACCTTGCGGCCGTCAGCCCCGGCTCTGGCAATCTTCGCTTCAAGTTTGGCGTGAAGGGTATTGCGATTGATAAGGCCGGTCAGCGTGTCATGTTCCGCGAGATATCGAATTCTCTCGGCTTCGCGCTTGCGCACCGAAACGTCGCGAAGGATCGCGCCGAACTGAAATCCGTCGGTGCCCTGCCAGCCGGAGAAACTGGCTTCGACCGGAAACACCTCGCCATCGCTGCGGCGTGCGTCGAACTCGATCACCGTGCCGGCGGCGAGGTCTGCGGCATCCCTGACGGAAAAAGCTGGCGTATCGGCATCGCGGGCGCAAATCCAGTCAAACGGCCGGCCGATCATCTCCTCGGCCTGGTAGCCGAAGATAGCCGTCGCGCCGGGATTCCAGACCGTGATCAGGTAATTGGAATCGGTGCAGATCAGGCCGTCGCCGAGCGACATCGCCACGCGTTGAAAGCGGCTCTCGGCGACCCTGCCGAGCAGATCGCGGATGTCGATTTCGTCGAGCGCGATGGCAGCGATGTAGACGATGATGGCGATCTGAAACAGCGACGTGTCGAGAATGAGCGGGAATGCGGCCTGAAGGGTAAACGCGCCTGCCTCGATGGCGACAGCCGTTGCCGCGAGCAGCGCCACTCGCTTGCCGGCGGAAAGGCGGCGCCATGAGAACAGCATGAGCAAGGCTAGCAAGGCGAGGCCGGTCAGCGTGACGACGTGCGAAGTCCATTGTAGCGCGCGGTTCTGCAGCAGCGATTCCGCGGCCAGTGTCTGCAGCACGGGCCCGGACACGATCACGCCGTTCGGGACGCTGAAGCGATCGCCGAGTTCGAGCGCCGTGCCGCCGACGATGACCTTCTTGCCCTGCAGCTTTTGCAGTGTCGCCGGGTCGCCGCGCAGGACGTCGGCAAAGGACACTTTGGGGATTCCCGCGGTCCGGATGCTGAAGTCGATCAGAAAGGGCGTGCGCTTTTCATCGTATTGGCCGGCGAGCACGGCGGCCATCGCGGGCACGAATTTGCCGTCCAGCTTCCCGCCGAACGGGTAACGGCGGACGAGGCCGTCGGGTCCGACCTCGACATTGACGAGCGACGGCCAGGAATGTTCGGCGAATTGCTGCAATGGGCGATTGACGTGAAGCGTCGTCCTGTCGGTGCGGGGCTGCTGGAAGGCGGGCAGCACGACCGATCCGCCGGCGCCCTGGAGGGCTTCGGCAAAGTTTCGGTCCGACGACGCGTCGGAGGGCGTGGAGAAGTCGACATCGAGTGCGATGTCCTGGACGTCTGCCTTCTGAAGCTGCCGGATCAATTCGGCGTGGAGCAGGCGCGGCCATGGCCAGACGCCGATCCTGTCGATCGATGATGCGTCGATCGCGATCACCACAATATCGCCAGAGGCCTGTCGCGACTGCCAGCCGAACCGCAGGTCGGCCAATGCGTGGCGAAGCGAATCGTGCCAGCCGCCTGCCAGGACGATTGCCAACGCAATCATCACGAAAATATGCGGCCGGTATCGTTTCACGCGGTCACCATTCGGGTGTTCGAGTTTGAGGAGTCGTTCGGTTCCGGGGATCGCCAACTGTCGCAGTTGATTATGCGGCTAGTGGCCTCTTCCGTTTCCGCCGCCGTTGTTGGCATGACCGTTGCCACGGCCGCTCCCGTTAGCTCCGTTGCCGCTTCTGCTGGCGGCATTATCGTTGCCGCTGTTGTTGCCATTGCCGCTGTTGGCGTTGCCTCCGGCGACGGCCGCCACCGCGCTTGCATTGCCTCGACCGGCGGCACTCGCGGCAGCGCCGTTGCCATTATCTCCTTGACCATTGTTGGCGATGGCCGAGTCGGAGCCGGATGAGTTCCAGACCGTATTGGTGTCGGCCACGCCCCGCGCCACGCCCCCTGAAGACGTAGCGGCATGGGCGAGGCCGTTAGTGACGCGATGGAAGTTCACTCGAACTTCGCCGATTGACGAGGAGATCCGGGTGACGCCGTGCTTTGCCGGCTGCACGCTTGCATGCCGCAACGGCTGGACGCCCTGTCCATTCGTGGCGTGGCGGATTGCGGTAAAGCCTCCGCGCGGCACCGGAATGCGCTCGACCGACGGCGCGCGCGGCTTGCCTTGTTCGATCGGAGCGAGGGTGCCGGTGCCGCCCAGCGAAAGGCTGGTTTTGCCGTTGGCGAACGCCGTCGCATGTTGGCCCGCCATCACCTGGGCGATCTGACCCGATTTGAAATCTGCAACTTCAACCTGACCGCGGACCACGTCGACGGTGGTCTTCCCCGCGTTGACGGTGACGCGGAATCGCGTGCCCTTCACCACGGCCGCGAGGTAGGGAGTCTCGACCTCGAAATGCTTGACGTTGCGCTTTTCGACGTCGAGCAGGATTGAGCCTGCCTGCTGCTTGATCGTCGTCGAGAGTCCTTCCTTCTTCTCCGCGGGGACGCCGACCACGGAATTCGGCGAAACCAGGATCATTTCGTCGCCTCGCTTCAGCAGCACGCGCCCGGTGCGGCCGGTGCTGATGGTGTCCCCTGGCTTCAGCACGTCCTCCTGTCTCAGCGCCGCCTGCTGCACGCCGCTGCCCGTGAGCCAGACCTCGCCGGAGGATTTGCTGACCGTCCAGTCGCCGCCGTCAGCGGCGAAAGCGACGGAAGCCGCCGCCAGCGCGAACATGGTCGCGAGTGCTCTTGAGACGTGAGGGGTCGCACGCATGAAAACTCTCTCCGATTGCCGCTTTGTCCCGGCGATTACCGGAAATGTTTCAACATTGAGTGAGCGGGAATGGTGAACTGCGCGAGCCTCGTTAACGATTCATTGACCATAAAATTTTAAGAAAAATCATATGGGTAGGGGTTCCCCTAACGATTGGCGCTTGGCGTCCGTACTTGTACGGAAGTGCGCCCGTGCGGCTTTATCCCGGCACCGCCTGAGCACCGCAGGCTTCGTCCTCTGGACCCTGATCGCCTGCCTTCCGGCGCAGGCGCAGCAGGCGAACCAGCCGGGTTATGATCCGCGGCAGACGGAAAAACGTTTCGATGACCAGCAATCGAGCCAGGGCGCGAACGGGAGGCCGCGATTGCCGTCGCCGCAATTCGCCCGGCCGGAGGGGCAGGGGGATCCCAAGCCTCTGTTCGTGCTCCGCCACGTCTCGATCGCCGGCGCCGTCGCGATCCCGCAGGGCCGGCTGGTGACGACGTATCGACCCTACATCGGGAAAAAGGTATCGCAGGCCGATCTGGCGACTATCGCGGCCGCGGTCAGCGACGTCTATCGCGCCGAAGGCTTTCACCTCAGCCGGGCGATCGTTCCTCCGCAGGACATCCAGGGCGGCCAGCTTCGCATTCAAATCATCGAAGGCAGCATCACGGAACTGACGCTGAAGGGAGACGGCGTCGAACAGTTCGGCGTCCGGCCGATGCTCGAGGCCGTGCTGACTGAACGGCCCTCGCAGCTTGCGACGCTCGAACGGCAGTTGCTGCTGATCAACGGACGGCCCGGCGTGCGGATCGAGGACACCGCGATCGAGGAGATCGGCACCGCCAGCGGCCATTTTCGGCTGATCCTGTCTTTGAAAACCTGGCACTTCTTCACGTCGTTCGGCGTCGACAATCTGGGCTCGTCGTCGGTCGGACCGTGGCAAAGTTATGGGACCGCGGCGTTCAACTCCTATCTCGCGCCCGGCGATTCCCTGGTGTTGAACCTGTCGACCACGCCGGGCGATCCGCGGCAGCTCGCGTTCGGCCGCCTGTCCTACGACCTGCCTGTCGGCACCGACGGCGCCCGTATCGGCGCGTCGGGCTACTACAGCGAGGTGTGGCCCGGCGATTACCGCCATCTCTACAGCGACAACATCAAGACCGAGGCGTTCGAAGTTCGCGGCAGCATCGCTCCGCTGCAATCGCAGAAATCGAGCCTGACGCTCACCGCGGCGGCCGGTTTCACCAATGCCACCGAAAACGATGTGTTCGGCCTGATTTACGCCGACCGCATCCGCACCGCGAGCCTCACGTCGGACTACCGGCTGCAGGACAGTTTCGGCGGCGCCAATTATCTGACGGTAAATTATCGCCAGGGTCTCGACATTCTCGGCGCCTCGCACCGCGACGACGACTATCTGTCGCGCGACGGGGCGTCCGGCAAATTCTCCGCGCTGAACCTCTGGTTCACGCGCTACCAGACGCTGTCGGATGCGTGGTCGCTGAAAATCGCCGCGGCCGGCCAGACGGCGTCCGGCCCGCTGTTCACCTCGCAGCAATTCTATCTCGGCGGCATCGCGTTCGGACGCGGCTATGGCAGCGCCGAGATCAGCGGCGACAACGGTCTGGCGGGATCGGCTGAATTGCGCTTCGATCAGAAAACGAACCTTCAATATCTGACCGGCTACCAGCTCTACAGTTTCGTCGACAGCGGGGTGGCCTGGAATGACGGCTACCGCCTGAGCGACGGCCTTTCGCTGACATCGGCCGGCGGCGGCGTTCGCTTCTTCCTCGCCGATGGCCTGCAGGCCGACATCGGCGTTGCCGCGCCGCTCAGCTATCGCGCGCCGGATAATCCCACCCGCGGCGCACGGGTGCTGTTCTCGCTGACGAGCGCGCTGAAGCTTTGTCCGGTGCGGGCGACGACGCGCTGCCTGTAGCCGCTAGACCGGCTCGTAGCTCTCGGCATTGCAGGTATCCTCGGCTTCGACCTTTTGGCGATCGGCGATCACGCCGCCGGAAATCTCGACACGATAGGTTTGCGTGCCCAGCGGTTTGCCGGTCACCGAAACCACTTCGGCCTTGACGCAGGCGGTCCAGCCCGGTCCGCGGAGATTGGGGCGCGGCTCGGAAACGCGAACACTGGTCGGTTGCGAGGCCGCCGTGAATACCGCGTCCAGTTTCTCCTTCAGCACGCGCTTGACGTCGGGCACCGGCTCGAGCGCAGGCGGCTCGGGCGCCTTGGCGCGCATGAACTCGGGCACCGGCGAGCGGACGTCGGCAAAGCCGCACCCCGCAAGCGTCAGCGCCGCGCCCGCCATCAGCGCTATGTGAACCACGATCCGCCGCATCCGAGGGCGTTTTACCCCGGAGACGTCGTTTCGGACAGTGCTGGGCAGAATAACGATTCCGCGACTGTGATTCACATCACTGCGCGGGGGCTTGGGGCCTGCGACAAGATCGCCGTTGAATCGGGCTTTTCGCACGCCTCACATGGCGTGGCCGGCTTGAACCTTTGGCTTCGGGGCCATGACCAATCCGTAGCCTGCATTGCCGGGAGGTGGCATCATGTTCCGTCACGCACTGCTCAAGTTGATGATTCCCGCGGCGGTTCTTCTGGGAACACAGTCGGCTTCTGCCGAAGGCCGCCTCGCGCTGGTGATCGGCCAATCCGCCTATCGCTCGGTGCCGGCGCTGCCCAATCCGGCCAACGACGCCAGGGCGGTCACGCAATTGCTGACCGATTCCGGCTTCGAGGTCTCGACCGCGGCCGATCTTTCGCAAGGCCAGATGCGGGAGGCGGTCAGCGACTTCGCCGGCAAGGTCGCGGCCAGGGGCGCCGACACCGTAGCGCTGGTGTTTTATGCCGGCCATGGGCTGCAGATCGACGGCGAGAATTTTCTGGTTCCGATCGACATCGATCCGAAGCGGGAAGCCGACATTCCGATCCAGGCGGTGCGCCTCAATGATATCCTGAACACGCTGACGTCGGTGCCGAGCAAGATGCGCATCCTGATGCTCGACGCCTGCCGCAACAATCCATTCCCGGACCTCAAGACCGCCGGCAGCGGGCTTGCCATCGTCGATGCGAAGATCGGCGCTCCCGGCACCTTCCTGTCGTTCTCGACGTCGCCGGGCGCGGTCGCGGAAGACGGCTCCGGCTCCAACAGCCCGTATACGAACGCGCTGCTCGCGGCCGGCAAGGAGCAGAACATTCCGATCGAGGAGACTTTCAAGCGGGTGCGGCTTGCGGTGAACAAGGTCACCGAAGGTCGGCAGACCCCGTGGGACAGCTCCTCGCTGACCGAGGATTTCCGCTTTTCGGGCACATCCGTCGCCGGGCCGAAGCCTGCCGCGGCTCCGAAGAAGTCGGTCGCCGAGTGGACCCGCGACCTGAAGGGCAAGCCGGTCGAGGCGGCGAACGAGCTGATTGTGGCCGACGGCACCGACGAGGCGTATGAGGCCTTTGCCGGTCTCTTCCCGCAGACGGCGCTCGGGCGGCTCGCGCGCGACTGGCTGGTTCGGCACCGGCGCATGGTGGCGTGGAACGACGCAGTGCTCATCAACACCGCGTCCGGATATCGCTCCTTCCTGGCGAAATTCCCCGACAGCGATCTCAGCGCGACCGCGCGCAAGCTGGAGCAGCGGCTGCGCAACCGTCCCGAGTTCACGCCGGCGGTCGCCGCCGCCAACGCCGCCGTGCCGCAAAACGTTGCGCTGGCCGGGCCGACATGTCCCTGCAACGTGCAGCCGCCGGAGCAGCAGCCGCTGAAGGTCAATGCGCCGGTCAGGCGCGTCGAGCCGGATCCGCCGAAGAAGCGGGTCGATCGCAAGCCGCCGCGTCGGCGCGAGCCGGATGACGAGGTTGTGGTTGTTCGCCGTCGTCCGCCTCCGCCCGAGGTGTACGAGCCATCGCGACCGCCGGTCAGCATCGGCATCGGGATCGGTCTCGGTGGGTTTGGCGGCGGCCGTGGCGGCCACTATGGCGACCGCCGCGGTGGATACTGAGGTGGCGATAGGGTAATCGATCCCGCAAGCGTTGCGTCGCGCTTGCGGGGTAGGATGCGAAATCGGGTTC from Bradyrhizobium sp. AZCC 1693 encodes:
- a CDS encoding GNAT family N-acetyltransferase; translation: MADIADTSTARRASSKDANVHAPGAGGALTPLAGVSAGQWLALSTRAAEPNGYYLPEWELAVNASVRGRGDTDALGAWRDASTLIGLVPVISMWRAYKIPLPALVSADPYGTLCTPLLDRDMAEEAVTGILQQARRAGAHALIFRATSLDGAAMKAFADVLHRSRMQPVVLQSHVRACLDATGDADEVLREALGAKKLKELRRQRNRLAEHGAINFDVARTPADVAAAIEPFLVLEASGWKGQRGTALSQDDGDAAFIRRATSALAETGQCEIVTLRAGETPVAAAIVLRHHDRAFYFKLGVDECFAKFSPGVQLTLELTRYLCADPAIRLVDSTAAPDHPMINPIWRGRLAIGDVLIPLRRGDPVVSLIRAALGLRGAIREPVRRIVHFVRARQDKS
- a CDS encoding cupin-like domain-containing protein, which produces MNTLTAIAPVIAADHDALRRDFPLKPFAIHHKLAGHPLLTLPRIAQLAAELPRDLIEYNSGKVAISQDPDAIPSVDLDPVEVVKSIETAGAWMVLKRVENSPEYRSLLDDTLLSVARARGFNSLLDAGFEQVEGFLFVSSPNSTTPFHLDSEDNFFVHIHGEKFFTIFDNADRSIVSDDEIERSMTKHRNLKYDESFAPRGNEFHLFAGDGCYVPYQWPHWVRTSGSFSISMAITWKTREVRRLNDLHFFNSMLRGIGLPQQPPGKQPVLDTLKLAFYRSVTLTIKPLRASMAMRRVLRRIALGKRANYYLKGA
- a CDS encoding ShlB/FhaC/HecB family hemolysin secretion/activation protein, translated to MSTAGFVLWTLIACLPAQAQQANQPGYDPRQTEKRFDDQQSSQGANGRPRLPSPQFARPEGQGDPKPLFVLRHVSIAGAVAIPQGRLVTTYRPYIGKKVSQADLATIAAAVSDVYRAEGFHLSRAIVPPQDIQGGQLRIQIIEGSITELTLKGDGVEQFGVRPMLEAVLTERPSQLATLERQLLLINGRPGVRIEDTAIEEIGTASGHFRLILSLKTWHFFTSFGVDNLGSSSVGPWQSYGTAAFNSYLAPGDSLVLNLSTTPGDPRQLAFGRLSYDLPVGTDGARIGASGYYSEVWPGDYRHLYSDNIKTEAFEVRGSIAPLQSQKSSLTLTAAAGFTNATENDVFGLIYADRIRTASLTSDYRLQDSFGGANYLTVNYRQGLDILGASHRDDDYLSRDGASGKFSALNLWFTRYQTLSDAWSLKIAAAGQTASGPLFTSQQFYLGGIAFGRGYGSAEISGDNGLAGSAELRFDQKTNLQYLTGYQLYSFVDSGVAWNDGYRLSDGLSLTSAGGGVRFFLADGLQADIGVAAPLSYRAPDNPTRGARVLFSLTSALKLCPVRATTRCL
- a CDS encoding FecR family protein, producing the protein MRATPHVSRALATMFALAAASVAFAADGGDWTVSKSSGEVWLTGSGVQQAALRQEDVLKPGDTISTGRTGRVLLKRGDEMILVSPNSVVGVPAEKKEGLSTTIKQQAGSILLDVEKRNVKHFEVETPYLAAVVKGTRFRVTVNAGKTTVDVVRGQVEVADFKSGQIAQVMAGQHATAFANGKTSLSLGGTGTLAPIEQGKPRAPSVERIPVPRGGFTAIRHATNGQGVQPLRHASVQPAKHGVTRISSSIGEVRVNFHRVTNGLAHAATSSGGVARGVADTNTVWNSSGSDSAIANNGQGDNGNGAAASAAGRGNASAVAAVAGGNANSGNGNNSGNDNAASRSGNGANGSGRGNGHANNGGGNGRGH
- a CDS encoding NIPSNAP family protein, translating into MIYELRTYTVKPGTLGDMIKAASTISRDIRKDDYGKLEGYWSTEIGPLNQVLHMWSYNSFDERTRMRAELAKNPRWTGEYVPLIRPLLVRQDVRLMNAVRPPVAPASAGNVYELRNYRGKPAGGLKLWLDAFTAVLPEREKYSKIVGLWTTEAGQPNEACHIWAYPSLNARAEARGNAMKDPAWQEFLGKGPGFLEEMHSTIMLPAPHSPLQ
- a CDS encoding caspase family protein; the encoded protein is MFRHALLKLMIPAAVLLGTQSASAEGRLALVIGQSAYRSVPALPNPANDARAVTQLLTDSGFEVSTAADLSQGQMREAVSDFAGKVAARGADTVALVFYAGHGLQIDGENFLVPIDIDPKREADIPIQAVRLNDILNTLTSVPSKMRILMLDACRNNPFPDLKTAGSGLAIVDAKIGAPGTFLSFSTSPGAVAEDGSGSNSPYTNALLAAGKEQNIPIEETFKRVRLAVNKVTEGRQTPWDSSSLTEDFRFSGTSVAGPKPAAAPKKSVAEWTRDLKGKPVEAANELIVADGTDEAYEAFAGLFPQTALGRLARDWLVRHRRMVAWNDAVLINTASGYRSFLAKFPDSDLSATARKLEQRLRNRPEFTPAVAAANAAVPQNVALAGPTCPCNVQPPEQQPLKVNAPVRRVEPDPPKKRVDRKPPRRREPDDEVVVVRRRPPPPEVYEPSRPPVSIGIGIGLGGFGGGRGGHYGDRRGGY
- a CDS encoding EAL domain-containing protein encodes the protein MKRYRPHIFVMIALAIVLAGGWHDSLRHALADLRFGWQSRQASGDIVVIAIDASSIDRIGVWPWPRLLHAELIRQLQKADVQDIALDVDFSTPSDASSDRNFAEALQGAGGSVVLPAFQQPRTDRTTLHVNRPLQQFAEHSWPSLVNVEVGPDGLVRRYPFGGKLDGKFVPAMAAVLAGQYDEKRTPFLIDFSIRTAGIPKVSFADVLRGDPATLQKLQGKKVIVGGTALELGDRFSVPNGVIVSGPVLQTLAAESLLQNRALQWTSHVVTLTGLALLALLMLFSWRRLSAGKRVALLAATAVAIEAGAFTLQAAFPLILDTSLFQIAIIVYIAAIALDEIDIRDLLGRVAESRFQRVAMSLGDGLICTDSNYLITVWNPGATAIFGYQAEEMIGRPFDWICARDADTPAFSVRDAADLAAGTVIEFDARRSDGEVFPVEASFSGWQGTDGFQFGAILRDVSVRKREAERIRYLAEHDTLTGLINRNTLHAKLEAKIARAGADGRKVALLVIGIDGFQQVNDMLGHAIGDLVLRAISERLTAAMPTAGLIARLSGDEFAIAVPTNAIGQNVSRFAEQIGAGFDEPLLAGTRHLRVRVSIGAAVFPSDGRTAAELLSNSHLALSRAKATSRGGHVLFEDSIRRELETRLTLEAELVLAAERHEFELFYQPQIHLADGSLIGAEALIRWRHPERGLVSPGEFMPVVNTSPISERIAEWVLETACAKAAAWERAGQKLRIGVNLSPSQLQSGDLASSVAQALARTGLSPTSLELEVTEDILLHDEQSALNTFLKIQALGVRLVFDDFGTGFASLSYLKKFPLDGLKIDRSFVLGLLANPDDAAIVSSTIGLSKQLGLSVIAEGIEDRATADFLVRMGCEEGQGYFFGRPMPASEFEAKFLNSPAAAEVA